The following proteins are encoded in a genomic region of Deltaproteobacteria bacterium:
- the wtpA gene encoding tungstate ABC transporter substrate-binding protein WtpA: MTRVDKSVKSFLVVVFLAAVVFYPFCVGAEPQGKVVIFHAGSLTVPFAKMEKIFEARYPKVDVLREGGGSTKMARMISELHKPADIMASADFKVIDKTLIPEYAVWNIRFATNQLVLCYTDKSRFANEVNADNWYDILGRKGVVWGHADPNLDPCGYRSLMVLQLAEKHYNKPGLYESLIANRPKENIRPKSVELVFLLKTGHMDYAWEYLSVAVQHELEYVVLPDKINLGNHKNDSFYKQASVKVTGKKPGTWMTRTGKSCTYGITMIKDGPNPKAALAFLEYVIDPDGGLKIFREMGQPPFVPCKVPTAEMKAMLPPSLQKLVEVKK, from the coding sequence ATGACAAGAGTTGACAAGTCGGTAAAGAGCTTTCTGGTGGTTGTTTTTCTGGCCGCAGTGGTTTTCTACCCGTTTTGTGTTGGAGCCGAACCTCAGGGCAAGGTTGTCATCTTCCATGCAGGGAGCCTGACAGTGCCTTTTGCCAAGATGGAAAAAATCTTTGAAGCCAGGTATCCCAAGGTGGATGTACTGCGTGAGGGAGGCGGGAGCACCAAGATGGCACGTATGATTTCAGAACTTCACAAGCCTGCCGATATAATGGCTTCTGCTGATTTTAAGGTTATAGACAAGACCCTGATTCCCGAATATGCGGTGTGGAACATCCGTTTTGCAACCAACCAACTGGTTCTCTGCTATACGGACAAGAGCCGCTTTGCAAACGAGGTTAATGCCGATAACTGGTACGACATCCTAGGCCGAAAAGGGGTCGTCTGGGGACATGCGGATCCCAATCTTGACCCCTGCGGCTACCGGAGCCTCATGGTGCTGCAGTTGGCTGAAAAACACTACAATAAGCCAGGACTTTATGAAAGCCTGATCGCCAACCGGCCCAAGGAAAATATCAGGCCCAAATCAGTTGAGCTCGTTTTCCTCTTAAAAACAGGGCACATGGACTACGCGTGGGAGTACCTCTCCGTGGCGGTCCAGCATGAGCTAGAATACGTGGTTCTTCCTGATAAGATCAATTTAGGCAATCACAAAAATGACAGTTTTTACAAACAAGCCTCCGTGAAAGTGACCGGGAAAAAACCGGGAACCTGGATGACGCGCACAGGCAAATCCTGCACCTACGGGATCACCATGATCAAAGATGGACCAAATCCGAAGGCCGCCCTGGCCTTCTTGGAATATGTAATCGATCCTGATGGCGGCCTGAAGATCTTCAGGGAAATGGGCCAACCGCCCTTTGTTCCATGCAAAGTCCCCACTGCAGAAATGAAAGCCATGCTTCCCCCATCTCTTCAGAAGCTGGTTGAGGTCAAAAAGTAG
- a CDS encoding ABC transporter permease, translating to MRKRPDPFIWLTIFSTSIILFFILLPLIEMVAQPSFSNLKEAITDRDVVNSIWLSIYASGLAALISFIIGTPFAYLIARKTFFGKKFIESVVDLPIMIPHPVVGIALLSVAGKDHWLGQFMHAFGIRIMGSVTGIVLVMVFVGLPFYINTAKAGFEAIPKRLEKVSRSLGASMTGTFFRITFPLAWRSMLVGMIMCTARAISEFGAIVIIAYHPMIAPVMIYERFTAYGLKYSQPVAVWLILVSLLLFLLLRIVSLPKQVKA from the coding sequence ATGCGAAAGAGACCTGATCCATTCATTTGGTTGACCATTTTCTCGACCTCGATCATTCTGTTCTTCATCCTGCTTCCCCTTATCGAGATGGTGGCCCAGCCCTCATTTAGTAATCTTAAGGAGGCTATAACCGACAGGGACGTAGTCAACTCCATCTGGCTTAGTATCTATGCGTCAGGCCTGGCGGCGCTCATATCGTTTATTATTGGCACGCCTTTCGCTTATCTTATCGCGCGCAAGACTTTTTTTGGAAAAAAGTTCATAGAGAGCGTTGTGGATCTCCCCATAATGATTCCCCATCCTGTTGTGGGCATTGCTCTTCTGAGTGTTGCCGGCAAAGACCACTGGCTGGGCCAGTTCATGCATGCGTTTGGAATTCGTATCATGGGAAGCGTGACAGGAATTGTCTTGGTGATGGTATTTGTTGGGTTGCCATTCTACATAAACACAGCCAAGGCAGGATTCGAAGCCATTCCGAAGCGCCTTGAAAAAGTCTCACGCAGTCTCGGAGCATCCATGACCGGCACCTTCTTCCGCATCACGTTTCCACTGGCCTGGAGAAGCATGCTGGTCGGGATGATCATGTGCACAGCCAGGGCCATCAGTGAATTCGGGGCAATAGTCATTATTGCATACCACCCCATGATTGCGCCTGTTATGATCTACGAGCGTTTCACTGCGTACGGACTCAAGTATTCGCAACCAGTGGCCGTCTGGCTAATTCTGGTTTCTCTATTGCTGTTTCTCCTTCTAAGAATCGTTTCACTTCCTAAACAGGTAAAAGCATGA
- a CDS encoding helix-turn-helix transcriptional regulator, translated as MKKSNDQAFLSTKEVAQFLDVNEKMVYSLVSEKGLPASKVTGKWLFPRRLVEQWLESHIINYPRSAHLPPSPGMLAIAGSHDILLDKTIALFNRVYPDHLAVFGNVGSLGGLKALGRGLCHVASSHLMQEDEKEYNFDFAYQELGGELPAVVNFCRREQGLLVAEGNPKGIDGISDLGQPGIRIANRPQGTGTRLLLDRELEKAGLQAKEIQGYEQEFRSHLDVAIEVLSGRADTAPAIRPVAGLLGLGFIPLRWERYDLVIPKDRFFLHEVQLFLGLLSESEFREMAQELDGYDLSLRGKMVFPQQSRPNREK; from the coding sequence ATGAAAAAAAGCAATGACCAAGCCTTTCTCAGCACAAAAGAGGTGGCTCAGTTTCTGGATGTAAACGAAAAGATGGTCTATTCCCTTGTCTCCGAAAAGGGGCTCCCGGCCAGCAAGGTTACGGGGAAATGGCTCTTCCCCCGCCGTTTGGTGGAACAGTGGCTGGAAAGCCATATCATCAACTACCCCAGATCAGCCCACCTTCCTCCCTCACCCGGGATGCTCGCCATTGCGGGAAGTCATGACATCCTTCTGGACAAGACTATAGCGCTTTTCAATCGCGTCTACCCGGACCATTTGGCCGTCTTTGGCAACGTGGGCAGCCTTGGAGGACTCAAGGCCTTGGGCCGAGGCCTCTGCCACGTTGCATCAAGCCATCTTATGCAGGAGGATGAAAAGGAATATAATTTTGACTTTGCCTACCAGGAACTCGGGGGTGAATTGCCGGCTGTGGTGAATTTTTGTCGAAGAGAACAAGGACTCCTCGTAGCCGAAGGAAATCCCAAGGGGATCGACGGTATCTCTGATCTGGGTCAACCCGGCATAAGGATCGCCAATCGTCCTCAAGGCACAGGCACACGGCTTCTTCTTGACCGGGAACTTGAAAAGGCCGGCCTTCAAGCGAAAGAGATTCAAGGTTACGAGCAGGAATTCAGAAGCCATCTCGATGTCGCCATAGAGGTGCTCTCAGGCCGAGCAGATACGGCCCCTGCCATAAGACCCGTTGCAGGGCTTTTGGGTTTGGGCTTCATTCCCCTGCGCTGGGAGCGATACGATCTCGTTATCCCGAAAGATCGCTTCTTCTTGCACGAAGTCCAGCTCTTCTTAGGCCTTCTTTCGGAGTCTGAATTCCGCGAGATGGCTCAGGAACTGGACGGATATGACCTGAGTCTTCGTGGCAAAATGGTCTTCCCGCAGCAATCAAGACCGAATAGGGAGAAATAG